In Acinetobacter pittii, one genomic interval encodes:
- a CDS encoding energy transducer TonB yields the protein MLNTRSRSKEHFHYWWQDRIFIAATILAILLHIFVLLIHFAMPSPSEQSTKEIAISIRPSNEPVNQADFLAQSNQQGSGAFREAHRTSSDTPNPMLSEASTGSAELETLQKVQQQRELKFEEKVLMTVLSWQKQANASQRKKELEQLQSQFQAKAAMVASLEAQYLQRRQDFSRQQKIKTVDGIQAKKDASAAYLDKFREKVELYGNRYYPEEAKQQQLRGEVRLMVILNAQGGIRAIRLLESSGHSILDEAAKSSVRRGAPFGHFDANMKDISELRIVRTWRFDPAEAEFEVH from the coding sequence ATGCTGAACACCAGAAGTCGATCCAAAGAGCATTTTCATTATTGGTGGCAAGACCGAATCTTTATTGCTGCAACAATATTGGCAATCTTGCTGCATATTTTTGTATTGCTTATTCACTTTGCCATGCCTAGCCCGTCAGAGCAATCTACTAAAGAAATTGCAATTTCAATTCGACCAAGCAATGAGCCAGTTAATCAGGCAGATTTTTTGGCTCAATCAAACCAGCAGGGTTCAGGTGCATTTCGTGAGGCTCACCGGACTTCTAGTGATACTCCAAACCCTATGCTTAGTGAGGCTTCAACTGGAAGTGCAGAGTTAGAAACTTTGCAAAAGGTTCAGCAACAAAGAGAACTTAAATTTGAAGAAAAAGTTCTAATGACGGTTTTGAGTTGGCAAAAACAAGCTAATGCAAGTCAGAGGAAAAAAGAATTAGAACAATTACAAAGTCAATTTCAAGCAAAAGCTGCGATGGTTGCCAGCCTTGAAGCACAATATTTACAACGTCGGCAAGATTTTAGCCGTCAGCAAAAAATCAAGACAGTAGATGGAATTCAAGCAAAGAAAGATGCCTCGGCTGCTTATTTAGATAAGTTTCGTGAAAAAGTGGAGCTTTACGGTAACCGCTATTATCCGGAAGAAGCCAAACAGCAACAACTAAGAGGTGAAGTCCGTTTAATGGTGATTTTGAATGCTCAAGGTGGGATTCGTGCAATTCGTTTGCTTGAAAGCTCAGGGCATTCAATACTAGATGAAGCCGCTAAGTCTTCAGTACGTCGCGGTGCACCATTTGGACATTTCGATGCCAATATGAAAGATATTTCGGAGTTACGTATTGTACGTACTTGGCGTTTTGATCCAGCTGAAGCGGAATTTGAGGTTCACTAA
- the ybeY gene encoding rRNA maturation RNase YbeY — translation MKISLSLQQDFQSPELELKRAQLKKIIETTLRHVGYKEDCEIGVACVDLDESQQLNLQYREKDKPTNVLSFPSDIPEEVLPMLDALPLGDLVICIPVVLQEALEQKKTAQNHFAHLLVHGVLHLLGYDHETSDEDAEEMEGLEIEILAKLNIANPYQE, via the coding sequence TTGAAAATCAGTTTAAGTTTACAACAAGACTTTCAATCACCTGAGTTAGAGCTCAAACGAGCTCAACTCAAAAAAATTATTGAGACAACTTTACGCCACGTTGGTTATAAAGAAGATTGTGAAATTGGGGTTGCTTGCGTTGATCTGGATGAGAGCCAGCAACTCAATTTGCAGTACCGAGAAAAAGACAAACCAACTAATGTCTTATCTTTTCCAAGTGATATTCCTGAAGAAGTTTTACCAATGCTAGATGCCTTACCTCTAGGTGATTTGGTTATCTGCATTCCAGTGGTATTACAAGAGGCATTAGAGCAGAAAAAAACTGCCCAAAATCATTTTGCCCATCTATTAGTACATGGCGTTTTACATTTGCTCGGTTATGACCATGAAACTAGTGATGAAGATGCAGAAGAGATGGAAGGCTTAGAAATTGAAATTTTAGCAAAACTCAATATTGCAAACCCTTATCAGGAATAA
- the phoL gene encoding PhoH family protein: MTAAIRRTVTFPEISMERLKSILGAYNGHLKQIEQRLDVKITHRGDVFHIDGEIDAVGRAEALLQRLYEESEVSQQISADLLHLLIQSSQTERNFELVGEEMDEHDAPMDVYFQTRKGRINPRGANQKRYVQRILQSDISFGVGPAGTGKTYLAVAAAVDMLERNEIQRILLVRPAVEAGEKLGFLPGDLTQKIDPYLRPLYDALYEMLGFEKVAKLIERQVIEVAPLAYMRGRTLNHSFVILDEAQNTTPEQMKMFLTRLGFGSRAVITGDITQVDLPRGQQSGLAHALRVLENIKEIHITRFHSRDVVRHQLVQKIVEAYEGWDGEQQRLNAEARAERKARQEALVAENDTAADLQHQDA, translated from the coding sequence TTGACTGCAGCGATTCGACGTACCGTAACATTTCCTGAAATTTCAATGGAACGTTTAAAGAGCATCTTGGGTGCCTATAATGGGCACCTTAAGCAAATTGAACAGCGTTTAGATGTCAAAATTACTCATCGTGGAGATGTTTTTCATATCGATGGTGAGATAGATGCTGTTGGGAGAGCCGAAGCATTATTGCAACGACTCTACGAAGAGTCTGAGGTATCCCAGCAAATCAGTGCCGATCTATTGCATCTGCTAATTCAATCTTCTCAAACTGAACGTAATTTCGAGTTAGTGGGAGAGGAAATGGATGAGCATGATGCACCAATGGATGTTTATTTCCAGACTCGAAAAGGCCGCATTAATCCACGTGGCGCCAATCAAAAACGCTATGTACAGCGTATTTTGCAAAGCGATATTTCTTTTGGGGTAGGCCCTGCTGGTACAGGTAAAACCTATTTAGCAGTTGCTGCCGCAGTAGATATGCTCGAACGTAACGAAATCCAGCGGATTTTACTTGTACGTCCTGCCGTGGAAGCTGGAGAAAAGCTCGGGTTCCTACCTGGTGATTTAACTCAGAAAATCGATCCATACCTACGCCCTCTTTACGATGCCCTCTACGAAATGCTCGGCTTTGAAAAAGTTGCCAAGTTAATCGAGCGTCAAGTGATTGAAGTTGCACCTCTTGCATATATGCGTGGTCGTACACTTAACCATTCGTTTGTAATTTTGGATGAAGCTCAAAACACAACACCTGAACAAATGAAAATGTTCTTGACCCGTTTAGGTTTTGGCTCTCGTGCAGTGATTACAGGTGATATTACCCAAGTAGATTTACCTCGAGGCCAACAATCTGGTTTGGCGCATGCACTACGTGTACTCGAGAACATTAAAGAAATTCATATTACCCGTTTCCATTCCCGTGACGTTGTACGTCATCAACTTGTTCAAAAAATTGTTGAAGCGTATGAAGGTTGGGATGGTGAACAACAGCGTCTTAATGCTGAAGCGCGTGCTGAACGTAAAGCACGTCAAGAGGCATTAGTTGCTGAAAACGATACAGCAGCAGACTTGCAACATCAGGATGCTTAA
- the miaB gene encoding tRNA (N6-isopentenyl adenosine(37)-C2)-methylthiotransferase MiaB, producing the protein MTVQTFIPNGAKAASENTVTQPTHTTDVSIKKLYIETQGCQMNEYDSHRMADLLGDSHGYVLTTNPNEADILLMNTCSIREKAQEKVFSELGRWRKLKDKNPDLVIGVGGCVASQEGDNIQKRAPYVDMIFGPQTLHRLPQMLDQHNAQVEKPKKDKIKLVDISFPDIEKFDFLPEPRVEGFKAFVSIMEGCSKYCSFCVVPYTRGEEVSRPLDDVLAEIAGLAEKGVREISLLGQNVNGYRGETFEGGICTFPELLRLVAEIPGIGRLRYTTSHPLEFSDELIQCYEDLPQMVSHLHLPVQSGSNDVLQAMKRNHTIDVYIDKIAKLRKIRPDMHLSSDFIIGFPGETDENFAETLQFIKDLDFDHSYSFVYSKRPGTPASDLPDTTPEHVKKERLAQVQKVIKQSSIEKTDAMLGKIERVLIEKVSDQDPNILLGTADNTRLVTFVGDAAWVGRFAEIEITEIKTLNLVYGELLNLEPDVA; encoded by the coding sequence ATGACGGTTCAAACCTTCATTCCCAATGGTGCCAAAGCTGCCTCAGAAAACACTGTTACCCAGCCAACGCACACCACTGATGTTTCAATAAAAAAACTTTATATTGAAACTCAAGGGTGTCAGATGAATGAGTATGACAGTCACCGTATGGCAGACCTTTTAGGGGACTCTCACGGCTACGTTTTAACGACCAACCCTAATGAAGCAGATATTCTGCTCATGAATACGTGTTCTATTCGTGAAAAAGCGCAGGAAAAAGTATTTAGTGAATTAGGCCGCTGGCGTAAACTCAAAGACAAAAATCCTGACCTGGTAATTGGTGTGGGTGGATGTGTTGCCTCTCAAGAAGGTGACAATATTCAAAAACGTGCGCCTTACGTGGACATGATTTTTGGTCCACAGACATTACACCGTTTACCACAAATGCTTGATCAACATAATGCTCAAGTAGAAAAACCAAAAAAAGATAAAATCAAACTGGTTGATATTTCTTTCCCAGATATTGAAAAGTTCGACTTTTTACCTGAACCACGTGTAGAAGGCTTTAAAGCATTCGTTTCTATTATGGAGGGCTGTTCTAAGTATTGTTCTTTCTGTGTAGTTCCTTATACACGCGGTGAAGAAGTTTCTCGTCCATTAGATGATGTACTTGCAGAAATCGCGGGTCTTGCTGAAAAAGGTGTTCGCGAAATTTCACTCCTTGGTCAGAATGTAAATGGATATCGCGGTGAAACCTTTGAAGGTGGCATCTGCACCTTCCCTGAATTGTTACGACTCGTTGCAGAAATTCCGGGTATCGGCCGTTTACGTTATACAACATCTCATCCACTTGAGTTCTCTGATGAGTTAATTCAGTGCTATGAAGATTTGCCTCAAATGGTGTCGCATTTACACTTGCCTGTTCAAAGTGGCTCTAATGATGTCTTACAGGCAATGAAGCGAAATCATACGATTGATGTTTATATCGATAAGATTGCCAAGCTAAGAAAAATTCGTCCAGATATGCATTTATCGAGTGACTTCATTATTGGCTTCCCAGGTGAAACTGATGAAAACTTCGCTGAAACACTTCAATTTATCAAAGACTTAGATTTCGATCACTCATATAGTTTTGTCTATTCAAAACGTCCGGGCACACCTGCATCGGACTTACCAGACACTACACCTGAGCACGTCAAAAAAGAGCGTTTAGCTCAAGTTCAAAAAGTGATTAAACAGTCTAGTATTGAAAAAACTGATGCAATGCTTGGCAAAATTGAACGCGTTCTTATTGAAAAAGTCTCGGACCAAGACCCTAATATTTTACTCGGTACAGCTGACAATACACGTTTAGTCACTTTTGTCGGTGATGCTGCTTGGGTTGGCCGTTTTGCGGAGATCGAGATTACTGAAATTAAAACTTTAAATTTAGTTTACGGTGAGCTCTTGAATCTTGAGCCTGACGTGGCGTAA